In Clostridia bacterium, a single window of DNA contains:
- a CDS encoding FeoB-associated Cys-rich membrane protein — MNSGAIITIVIATSIIGYSIYAIVRNIKKQIKGECTGCSGDCSACNIKKPSTK; from the coding sequence ATGAATAGTGGAGCTATAATAACAATAGTGATAGCCACCAGCATCATAGGTTACAGCATTTATGCCATAGTACGTAACATAAAAAAGCAAATAAAAGGGGAATGCACAGGCTGTAGCGGTGATTGTTCAGCCTGTAATATAAAGAAACCATCAACCAAATGA
- a CDS encoding deaminase, which produces MQRRDKQNYYLDIAETVLERGTCLRRNYGAIIVKNDEIISSGYTGAPRGRANCIDLGYCMREEMAVPRGERYELCRSVHAEQNAIISSSRRDMIGSTLYLVGRDMKTGFYVENASPCSMCKRFIINAGIEKVVIRDTKDLFRTIQVNDWVVNDDSLSGKLGY; this is translated from the coding sequence GTGCAAAGAAGGGACAAGCAAAACTATTACCTTGACATTGCAGAAACAGTATTGGAACGGGGCACATGCTTGAGGAGGAACTATGGAGCTATAATAGTAAAAAATGATGAGATAATTTCATCAGGTTATACAGGTGCTCCACGAGGCAGGGCTAATTGCATAGATCTAGGGTATTGCATGAGGGAGGAGATGGCTGTCCCCAGAGGAGAAAGATACGAGCTATGCAGATCTGTCCATGCAGAACAAAATGCCATAATAAGTTCCAGCAGGAGAGACATGATAGGTTCTACCCTTTATTTAGTAGGCAGAGATATGAAGACCGGCTTCTACGTTGAAAATGCTAGCCCTTGCTCTATGTGCAAAAGATTTATAATAAACGCTGGCATTGAAAAAGTAGTGATAAGAGATACCAAAGATCTCTTCAGAACAATCCAAGTCAATGATTGGGTAGTAAATGATGATTCATTATCAGGGAAATTGGGTTATTGA